The Salinibacter grassmerensis nucleotide sequence GCCACCGAAGCCGAGGCGGCCGTTGAGGAACTCGATCCGGATCTGCTCCTGCTCGACGTGCAGATGCCGGGGGACAGCGGGTTCGACCTCCTCGAACGTTTGAGTGACGTGCCGCACATTGTTTTCGTGACCGCCTACGACCAGTACGCGATCCGCGCCTTTGAGGTCAACGCGCTGGACTACCTCGTGAAGCCCGTTGAGAAAGAGCGCCTCGCCGACGCCCTTGAGACCGTTCAGAAGCAGGCCGCCCTGTCGGACGAGGCTGCAGGGCCGGTGCCCCAGCCCGGCACCGACGAGAGTGAGGAGCCTGACACACTCACCGCCGAAGATCAAGTGTTCGTGAAGGATGGGCGCCGCTGCTGGTTTGTCCGCCTGGGCGAAGTGCACCTGTTCGAGGCCGCCGGCAACTACACGCAGCTTTATTTCGGCGACGGAGAGCCCTTGATCCACCGCTCGCTCAATTACCTTGAGGAGCGTCTCGACCCAGACCAGTACTTTCGGGCCAGCCGCCAGCACATCCTCAACCTCGACTGGGTCCAAGCCATGAACAGCCGCCCGAATGGCAAGCTAGTGGCCCACCTTGCCGGTGACACTGACGTGGAGCTCTCCCACCGGCGCTCGCGGACGTTTCGAGATGAGATGAGCCTGTAGTGCCGGCCCCTCTAGCACGACGAGCAGGCCCACGTCGCAGTTGGGCGTGGCTTCCCTACGGGCCTGAGAGCCAAGAAGAACCAGGTGCTTCAAGCGAGGACCGCAGATCTCTCCAAAGCGGCAGGAAGGGACGTTTCTCATGCCCGATCAACACCAGTCTAAGGCTTATCTCTACTGGTCACGGCCCCCTATCTGAGAGATAGTTTCCTAGAATGCGCCCACGCAAATCCACTGGTTTGCCGGATTTCCGCATAGCGGCGCGTATCCGCTTACGGAAACGAGGGTCTACTTCAAGCGGCTGGGGATGGGTGAGGATGGAGGCCTTGTTTACGTGGCGCTGTAGCGAGAGCGCCAATGGATGAAGCGTTTCACGGCGGTGCTCGTTATTTTAAAAAGTGACCAAGGCCGATCGCTCGCTGAGTGTCTTCCCGTTAGCATGCCGGTGACCATGCCAGAGCTTCCTCGCCTTTTCTCAGAACTGCGTCGAAGGAATGTTTTCAAGGCCGGTGGGGCCTATCTGGCCAGCGGGTGGGTGCTGATCCAGCTCGCTGACACGGTACTGCCGGTTCTGGGGGCACCGCCGTGGGTCCTCCCTGTGTTTTTGTTTCTCCTGGCGGTGGGCCTGCCGTTCATGCTGGCGTTCTCGTGGGCCTTCGAGCTGACACCCGAGGGGCTGAAGCGCACCGAGGAGGTCGATCCCATGCAGTCGCAGAGCCAAGCGACAGGGAAGAAGATTCAATACCTAATTGCCGCGTTACTGGGGGTCGTCCTCATCGGAGTGGCCGCCGACCGGTTTTTTGGGAGTGCATCGGTGTCTTCAACCGCCGAGACGTCGGTGCTGCCTGGAGCCGTCAGCCTGCCTGAGGGTGTGCAGGTCATCGCGGTGATGCCCTTCACCGTAAGTGGCCCTGACACGGAGGTCTGGCACAAGGGCATGGTGAGTATGCTGACGACAAACCTTGACGGCATGAGCGGCCTGTATGCCATCGATAGCCGCACCGTATTGGCACGCTGGCGGGAGCATGCCCCCGATGGCGCCGCCGCAGACCTTGCCACCACGCTGGTCGCCGCCCGTGCCACGCAGGCTGCGTTAGCCGTTGTGGGCGACGTGGTGTCTGTTGGGAACACGATGCGTATTTCGGCCTCGGTGCACGATACGCAAACAGGCCAGTCGCTGCGGCGGTTGCGGGCTGAAGGGGACGCCGATTCGTTCATGGCGCTCATCGATCAGGTCACCGTGCAAGCCGTCGAAGCTGCGCGCGGCAGTGAACGGGATGGACAGGCCCTGCCCGCCCCTGACGTGTCGGCGTTGACGACAGAGTCGCTCCAGGCGCTGCGTGCCTACCTTCGGGGCGAGGAACGGCTCCGGCAGTCGCGTTTCGAGAAGGCCATTCCTGAGTTTGAGCGTGCCGTTGATCTCGATTCCACCTTTGCGATGGCCCACTTGCGTCTCGCGAAAACCTACCCGTTGGTTCCATCGTCTGCCCTCTTCGACGATTTACAAGAGGCTCAGGTGCAGGCCCGACTGCATCTGCGCGCGGCCGGCCGCTACGGCAGTCGCCTTCCGGCCCGGGAACGGGCCCTCCTCCAGAGCGCGGTCGCTGCCGGAGAAGGGGCCCACGTCCGTTCAGCTAGGATTATGAAAGATGCCGTCGAGGCCTCCCCATCTGATCCGGAGCTATGGTACGAGTACAGCAACGCCATCTACAACCCGGTGGTTGCCCAGGCGGTAGACGCAGGGACCGACGGGCATTTCACAGCTGCTTTTCGCGATGGGCTTCGCCGGGTGCTTGCGCTCGACTCTACCATGACGCCAGCCTATTTCGCCCTTACCCAGGCGGCCATTGCCCATGGCGACACGATCGAGGCCCGTCAGCACCTGCGCGCATACCGGCATTATGTCGACCGGGAGAGTAGTAGAGACGACCCAAGCGCGGAGCTCGTGTCCCTGGAGGGGGCGCTGCAGATGGCCTATGGCGACTCGACCCAGCAGGCCGAGGTCCTCCGTCAGTTTGAGTCTGGATCCTATCCTGCAGGAGGACGATTCCTCGGAGGCGCGCTGATGCGTGATCCTACGGCGGCAGCGCTCCAAGCGCAGGCGCGGATAGGCGACGTGTTTGCCGAGCGGAACGGGCTCCTTACCTTTCGCACCATCGCGTGGCTCCGGGCCGGACACTACGATAAACTGCGCAGCTTCGTGCAGGACACGTCGCAGGTCTCTGCCTCGGCGCGGCTCTCCCGCCTGGAGGCCGCCACTCGGCTAGTCAGTCGTGAGGCGATGCCCGCCGCCGATGTCCCACTGGGCCTGGCTGACCCCTTATGCAGGACGGAAGCCCCACCTTTGTATCGCCTGATGGGCTGCTACCGCCAGGCGCGCCTGACCATGATGCAGGCACCGGACTCGTCCGCTCAGCACTCGGCTTCGGTCCAGAACGCGCGGCGTGTGCTACAGGAAGCCATCCCGGAGCTCGAGCAGTCCGGTAACGCCGACCTCTCCAACGGGGCCCGCGGTTACCTGGCGTCCCTGGACGGACTGGCGGCGCTTCGCGCCGGGCAGCCCAGCGCCCACTCCGTGCTGGATAGCGCTCACGTGCATCTCGGCCCCTTGGTCGTGATCTTCGGTGGTGAATGGGAGGCCGCAGAGCACCAACTGAAGGCGTACATCGACGAGGGTGAGCCGCAGTCCGCACTGTCCCTTGCCCACATCATTGCAACCACCGACCCGTACGGCCACCACCTCGCGGGCCGGGCGCACGAGGCCGCTGGCGACATGGAAGCTGCCCGCGCCGACTACGAGCGGTTTGTGGGCGCTTGGCGCGACGCCGACCCGAACATCCCTGCCCTGCAGTACGCGCAGGCCGTGCTCAACGGCGAGGCTTCCATTGAGGCGCCACCGCTGTAAAGCCCCGCCACGGGCGGAGCGAAGTATGCCTGAAAAGGTGGGCGTGGAGATAGCTGTTTAGACCGGGCGCAGAAGCCGGGATCCCCCAGGCGGTAGACCAGCATTCAACCCCAATTCTGCCTGCGCAATTCCGGCGATTGGCGGTGGGGATGTCCAAGGTCGCGCAGGCGCTGAAAAAGAGACTTTCCGTAACAATCGGGCCCCAAGGGTCTTGGCACTGACCGGTTTTGATCGCCTTTCCGAGCAGCTTCTCGTCCGATGCTCCCCAAATCTTCTCGGAGCCGTCGACCTGATCCGGAGCCGCTAAGGGCTAGAAGATTGGCCTGAGCACGAGATTTCACCTGGCCTCTGGTAAACTCCCGATCATTGAAATGAACGTCTCGGGGGCGTAGGGAGCCAAGGGGCACTTGCAAAATCCTTCTCGTTCTGCGTGACGACGATCGCAGCCCCGACCTCCCTGCCCACTGCGGCAAGGTAGACGTCTTCAAAGTCCATCTCTCGGGAGGCGCTCAGTGCCTTCCGCAGGGCCTACCGGTTCATGAGGGCAAGGTCGGAGATCGACTCGACGGTCTCAAGCAGAGGTCTCGGATCCACGTCGTGGTGAGCCGTCGCCACATACCAGCACGTTGCCAGGGAGATGGGGGCGATTAGCCCTGAGATCCAACCTCGCTCCGCCTCGGCCATGAGCCGGAGAGCGAGTCCGTGACTCATTCGGTCCGGGACGGCCGCGTCGATAACGACGTTAGTGTCGAAGAAAGCGCGCATGGGCGAGAGACAAGAGCAAAACAACGAGCGGACTTGTCAGGCCCGAGAGGGCGCGCTTGAGAGAAGGGGAACAGTTACCTTCACCTCTCGGAAGCATCGTCGATCCAGCGCTGGGTGTCTTCGTCCATGTCTACCGCAGGAGATGGCGTGTGAAGGTCCTTTCCAGTTCACAGGTCCGAGGAGAAAGCGTTTCTTCTGGGACATGCCGCCCACCTGAGGTATCCGACAAATACAAGATCCTCAGGTGAGTGACCGTCTTCATGGTCGTGGAGGAGGAGGCGGAAGTCGTCTTCGACGAGCCGCGAGACAGACATCCCCTGCTCCTTGGCAGGCCGCTTGACCTACTCTTTCAGGTCCTCACTGAGACGCAGGGTGAGCTTCGATTTCATAACCTCTGGGCTGCACATCAAATGTTCAGATCTGTGACGCACGCCGGTCAAAGGAGACCCAGTTCTTCTTCCAAACCGCCTCGGCGCAGGGGATTATTCGACAGAAGACGCTGCCTGGCGGAGGACGTTTCCGAGCGGAAGGCGGTTCTTCCTGCAGGATCGCCTCAATTCTACCTCCGGCTGCGGCGGAACTCATCCGCAGTCCAAGCCCTGAATTTCTTTTGCTCGGGGGGCCGTTGTGACCGTCTGGAATGCTACTGTTCCGAAGAGGAGGGACGACACCGCTTACCGAGACCAAGCTCGTCATCTTTCGAGACTATAGCAGGCGCTTTTCAATCTAGAGTCGAGTACGTGGAAGGGCAGATCGATGCGCACGTAAGACACCCAAATAGTCAATCGAGCAAGAGAGTACGGGCACAGTCTCATTTCATCCGGACATGGACCGACAAGGCGAAGCTCTCGCCCAAGTCATTTTTGGCAAAGCGGCAGGCCTTAGGCTCAAGAAGTGCCAAACCCCTGGATTTTCGGAAAAGAGCTTTCCTCAAGGGAGCCCTCAGGGCAAAAGGCACGTGTCAAAGGATCCCTCGAGGGAAAAGGCAAACGGGAGGTGCCTGCAACTGGCTAAACACAACTGACTGGTAAACACAATCGCGACTCTGGATCAGGCCCTTCGATCACATAAATGAGGATTCAGGGCAAGAAGGGCTGAATGCATGCATCGGCGGCACTTAAGCTTACGTTTTCGCGCTCTACAACAAACCATTCTATTCGGCTATGGCAGACGGAAAGGATAGAGCACTTGAAATGGCAGTCGATGAGATCGAACGGGAGCATGGAGAGGGAGCCATCATGACCCTCGACGAGGACCCCCAGGACATCGAAGCCATCTCAACCGGCTCGCTTGCGGTCGATGACGCCTTGGGCATTGGGGGCGTCCCGCGCGGCCGCATCATTGAGATCTTCGGGCCAGAATCTTCGGGCAAAACAACGCTTGCGTCCCACATCGTGGCGGAGGCCCAGAAAGCGGGCGGTGCTGCGGCGTTTATCGACGCAGAGCATGCATTTGACCCCAGCTACGCAGAAGACTTGGGGATCAACGTTGACGAACTACTGATCTCTCAGCCCAACACAGGAGAGGAGGCGCTCAGCATCGTTGACACCCTTGTCCGAAGCGGGGCCCTGGACGTGCTTGTTGTTGATTCGGTGTCGGCACTAGTGCCGCAGGCCGAACTGGAGGGAGACATGGGGGACACCCATGTAGGGCTACAGGCTCGCCTGATGAGCCAGGCCCTTCGGAAGCTTGCGGGGAAGATCAACCAGACGAAGACATCGCTGATCTTTATCAACCAGATCCGGATGAAGATCGGGGTTCAGTTCGGAAATCCGGAGACAACCTCCGGTGGGCGAGCTCTGAAGTTTTATTCTTCGGTTCGAATGGACATCCGCCGGATTGGAGCAGTCAAGGATGGGAAGGACGTTGTCGGAAACAAGACCCGAGTCCGGGTAAAGAAAAACAAGGTGGCGCCCCCCTTTAAGGACGCCGAATTCGATCTGATCTATGGGGAAGGGATTTCCAAGCTGGGTGAAATAGTGCAGATCGGCGTCGATGCGGGAATTCTGGAGAAGCGGGGGTCCTGGTACTCCTACAAAGGGGAGACCATTGCGCAGGGCCGCTCCAACACAAAAGAGTGGCTTAGTGAGAACCCTGAGGAGCGAGAAGAGATCGAGCGGAAGGTCAAAGCCGAGCTCGGAATCATTGAGCTGGAGGAAGACCCTGAGGCCGACGAGGATGGCTCCGGTGAAGACAGCGACGAGGACTAACAGTGCCGGGCTTCTAATGAAGTCTGACTGGGTTGGAGAGCGCTCCTTGAATAACCCCA carries:
- a CDS encoding LytR/AlgR family response regulator transcription factor, yielding MPTLDTLIVDDERLVRSELRRMLEEINSAEVVGEAADATEAEAAVEELDPDLLLLDVQMPGDSGFDLLERLSDVPHIVFVTAYDQYAIRAFEVNALDYLVKPVEKERLADALETVQKQAALSDEAAGPVPQPGTDESEEPDTLTAEDQVFVKDGRRCWFVRLGEVHLFEAAGNYTQLYFGDGEPLIHRSLNYLEERLDPDQYFRASRQHILNLDWVQAMNSRPNGKLVAHLAGDTDVELSHRRSRTFRDEMSL
- a CDS encoding type II toxin-antitoxin system VapC family toxin, encoding MRAFFDTNVVIDAAVPDRMSHGLALRLMAEAERGWISGLIAPISLATCWYVATAHHDVDPRPLLETVESISDLALMNR
- the recA gene encoding recombinase RecA, with amino-acid sequence MADGKDRALEMAVDEIEREHGEGAIMTLDEDPQDIEAISTGSLAVDDALGIGGVPRGRIIEIFGPESSGKTTLASHIVAEAQKAGGAAAFIDAEHAFDPSYAEDLGINVDELLISQPNTGEEALSIVDTLVRSGALDVLVVDSVSALVPQAELEGDMGDTHVGLQARLMSQALRKLAGKINQTKTSLIFINQIRMKIGVQFGNPETTSGGRALKFYSSVRMDIRRIGAVKDGKDVVGNKTRVRVKKNKVAPPFKDAEFDLIYGEGISKLGEIVQIGVDAGILEKRGSWYSYKGETIAQGRSNTKEWLSENPEEREEIERKVKAELGIIELEEDPEADEDGSGEDSDED